The following are encoded together in the Astyanax mexicanus isolate ESR-SI-001 chromosome 8, AstMex3_surface, whole genome shotgun sequence genome:
- the LOC103025969 gene encoding uncharacterized protein LOC103025969 isoform X8 yields the protein MLISTMDKSAANRSSSEGFLNISQVADLALGSAGGHNTEIIKQIFYCLKEENTLQEFLETLCNKSKTIEPAVRDFMMNQTFGIISAQFSQFSRADWNDWFCIRLVPLLPSLTAEMLKTIVAKVDCGVYQIIVQGLNMAFENMPLSSQKDITLVLVNYLKQSQKLNGSGTPCKSDTNNSNAWLLINFGKFYIHANLVDLQLLNPDLIKNTTQVSYLNISSEALQNADMMKVVFDRLKEGNALKNVQEFLMVLSNVSKTIQINPVVRDFMMNQTFGIISAQFSQFSRADWNDWFCIRLVPLLPSLTAEMLKTIVAKVDCGVYQIIVQGLNMAFENMPLSSQKDITLVLVNYLKQSHKLNGSGTPCKSDTNNSNAWLLINFGKFYIHANLVDLQLLNPDLIKNTTQVSYLNISSEALQNADMMKVVFDHLKEGNALKNVQEFLTALSNVSKTIQINPVVRDFMMNQTFGIISAQFSQFSRADWNDWFCIRLVPLLPSLTADMLKTIVAKVDCGVYQIIVQGLNMAFENMPLSSQKDITLVLVNYLKQSQKLNGSGTPCKSDTNNSNAWLLINFGKFYIHVNLDDLQLLNPDLIKNTTQVSYLNISSEALQNADMMKVVFDRLKEGNALKNVQEFLTVLSNVSKTIQINPVVRDFMMNQTFGIISAQFSQFSRADWNDWFCIRLVPLLPSLTAEMLKTIVAKVNCGIYQIIVQGLNMAFENMPLSSQKDITLVLVNYLKQSQKLNGSGTPCKSDTNNSNAWLLINFGKFYIHVNLDDLQLLNPDLIKNTTQVSYLNISSEALQNADMMKVVFDRLKEGNALKNVQEFLTALSNVSKTIQINPVVRDFMMNQTFGIISAQFSQFSRADWNDWFCIRLVPLLPSLTADMLKTIVAKVDCGVYQIIVQGLNMAFENMPLSSQKDITLVLVNYLKQSQKLNGSGTPCKSDTNNSNAWLLINFGKFYIHVNLVDLQLLNPDLIKNTTQVSYLNISSEALQNADMMKVVFHRLKEGNALKNVQDFLTALSNVSKTIQINPAVRDFMMNQTFGIISAQFSQFSRADWNDWFCIRLVPLLPSLTAEMLKTIVAKVDCGVYQIIVQGLNMAFENMPLSSQKDITLVLVNYLKQSQKLNGSGTPCKSDTNNSNAWLLINFGKFYIHANLVDLQLLNPDLIKNTTQVSYLNISSEALQNADMMKVVFDRLKEGNALKNVQDFLSALSDVSKTIQINPVVRDFMMNQTFGIISAQFSQFSRADWNDWFCIRLVPLLPSLTGEMLKTIVAKVDCGVYQIIVKGLNMAFENMPLSSQKNITLVLLNYLKNSWKLSGSDSRCGSDTITSTDWLLANFGKYCVHVSLEDLQSINPEFSKLPSLGLFKESQVYYLNISGSGSSQNTDMIKAVFDQIKEGNALTNLQQFLGAFANSSKTVQLQPALTDLMMNQTFGIISSYFSSFSRAEWDDWFCVKLVPLFPSLTSEMLKTILAKVDCSTYQIIVKGLDMAFDKMSLSKQKDITLVLMNYMKQSQKVSGSGLPCRSDTNTSTAWLLVNFGKFSIHASSDDLQSLSPDFSKVPSLGLYNVSQVYYLNMSSEALQNTDAIKVVFDRLKEGDALKNLQAFLAALANSSKTLQSQPLARDFIMNQTFGIISSRFSNFSRADWNDWFCSKLVPLLPSLTGNMLKSTLTKVDCGVYQIIVKGLNMTYENMSGSKQKEITLALVNYLKDMQKINSSGIPCSSTTNTYTDWVLANFGKYSTSVSQEDLQLLNKGFFKMT from the exons ATGTTAATCTCCACAATGGATAAAAGTGCAGCTAATAGATCTTCATCAGAGGGATTTTTGAATATATCTCAAGTAGCTGATCTAGCCTTGGGTTCTGCAGGAGGACACAACACAGAAATCATCAAGCAAATATTTTATTGTCTGAAGGAAGAAAATACTTTGCAAGAATTCTTGGAAACTCTGTGCAATAAATCAAAG ACTATAGAACCTGCGGTGAGGGACTTCATGATGAATCAGACATTTGGTATAATCAGTGCTCAGTTCTCCCAGTTCTCCAGAGCTGATTGGAATGACTGGTTTTGTATCAGACTGGTTCCTCTCCTCCCCAGTCTGACTGCAGAGATGCTAAAAACTATAGTAGCAAAGGTCGACTGTGGCGTTTACCAAATAAT AGTTCAAGGCTTGAACATGGCATTTGAGAACATGCCTTTGAGTTCTCAGAAGGACATCACGCTTGTTCTGGTGAATTACCTGAAGCAGTCTCAGAAACTCAATGGTTCAG GCACACCTTGCAAATCGGACACTAATAATTCCAATGCTTGGCTTTTGATCAACTTCGGCAAATTCTACATCCATGCTAATCTGGTTGATCTGCAGCTGCTCAATCCTGATTTGATTAAG AATACGACCCAAGTCTCTTATCTGAACATCAGTTCTGAAGCACTTCAGAATGCAGATATGATGAAAGTGGTTTTTGATCGTCTGAAGGAAGGCAATGCTTTGAAGAACGTTCAAGAGTTCCTGATGGTTCTTTCTAACGTCTCAAAG ACGATACAAATAAATCCTGTGGTGAGGGACTTCATGATGAATCAGACATTTGGTATAATCAGTGCTCAGTTCTCCCAGTTCTCCAGAGCTGATTGGAATGACTGGTTTTGTATCAGACTGGTTCCTCTCCTCCCCAGTCTGACTGCAGAGATGCTAAAAACCATAGTAGCAAAGGTCGACTGTGGCGTTTACCAAATAAT AGTTCAAGGCTTGAACATGGCATTTGAGAACATGCCTTTGAGTTCTCAGAAGGACATCACGCTTGTTCTGGTGAATTACCTGAAGCAGTCTCATAAACTCAATGGTTCAG GCACACCTTGCAAATCGGACACTAATAATTCCAATGCTTGGCTTTTGATCAACTTCGGCAAATTCTACATCCATGCTAATCTGGTTGATCTACAGCTGCTCAATCCTGATTTGATTAAG AATACGACCCAAGTCTCTTATCTGAACATCAGTTCTGAAGCACTTCAGAACGCAGATATGATGAAAGTGGTTTTTGACCATCTGAAGGAAGGCAATGCTTTGAAGAACGTTCAAGAGTTCCTTACGGCTCTTTCTAACGTCTCAAAG ACGATACAAATAAATCCTGTGGTGAGGGACTTCATGATGAATCAGACATTTGGTATAATCAGTGCTCAGTTCTCCCAGTTCTCCAGAGCTGATTGGAATGACTGGTTTTGTATCAGACTGGTTCCTCTCCTCCCCAGTCTGACTGCAGATATGCTAAAAACCATAGTAGCAAAGGTCGACTGTGGAGTTTACCAAATAAT AGTTCAAGGCTTGAACATGGCATTTGAGAACATGCCTTTGAGTTCTCAGAAGGACATCACCCTTGTTCTGGTGAATTACCTGAAGCAGTCTCAGAAACTCAATGGTTCAG GCACACCTTGCAAATCGGACACTAATAATTCCAATGCTTGGCTTTTGATCAACTTCGGCAAATTCTACATCCATGTCAATCTGGATGATCTGCAGCTGCTCAATCCTGATTTGATTAAG AATACGACCCAAGTCTCTTATCTGAACATCAGTTCTGAAGCACTTCAGAACGCAGATATGATGAAAGTGGTTTTTGACCGTCTGAAGGAAGGCAATGCTTTGAAGAACGTTCAAGAGTTCCTGACGGTTCTTTCTAACGTCTCAAAG ACGATACAAATAAATCCTGTGGTGAGGGACTTCATGATGAATCAGACATTTGGTATAATCAGTGCTCAGTTCTCCCAGTTCTCCAGAGCTGATTGGAATGACTGGTTTTGTATCAGACTGGTTCCTCTCCTCCCCAGTCTGACTGCAGAGATGCTAAAAACCATAGTAGCAAAGGTCAACTGTGGCATTTACCAAATAAT AGTTCAAGGCTTGAACATGGCATTTGAGAACATGCCTTTGAGTTCTCAGAAGGACATCACGCTTGTTCTGGTGAATTACCTGAAGCAGTCTCAGAAACTCAATGGTTCAG GCACACCTTGCAAATCGGACACTAATAATTCCAATGCTTGGCTTTTGATCAACTTCGGCAAATTCTACATCCATGTCAATCTGGATGATCTGCAGCTGCTCAATCCTGATTTGATTAAG AATACGACCCAAGTCTCTTATCTGAACATCAGTTCTGAAGCACTTCAGAACGCAGATATGATGAAAGTGGTTTTTGACCGTCTGAAGGAAGGCAATGCTTTGAAGAACGTTCAAGAGTTCCTGACGGCTCTTTCTAACGTCTCAAAG ACGATACAAATAAATCCTGTGGTGAGGGACTTCATGATGAATCAGACATTTGGTATAATCAGTGCTCAGTTCTCCCAGTTCTCCAGAGCTGATTGGAATGACTGGTTTTGTATCAGACTGGTTCCTCTCCTCCCCAGTCTGACTGCAGATATGCTAAAAACCATAGTAGCAAAGGTCGACTGTGGCGTTTACCAAATAAT AGTTCAAGGCTTGAACATGGCATTTGAGAACATGCCTTTGAGTTCTCAGAAGGACATCACCCTTGTTCTGGTGAATTACCTGAAGCAGTCTCAGAAACTCAATGGTTCAG GCACACCTTGCAAATCGGACACTAATAATTCCAATGCTTGGCTTTTGATCAACTTCGGCAAATTCTACATCCATGTTAATCTGGTTGATCTACAGCTGCTCAATCCTGATTTGATTAAG AATACGACCCAAGTCTCTTATCTGAACATCAGTTCTGAAGCACTTCAGAACGCAGATATGATGAAAGTGGTTTTTCACCGTCTGAAGGAAGGCAATGCTTTGAAGAACGTTCAAGATTTCCTGACGGCTCTTTCTAACGTCTCAAAG ACGATACAAATAAATCCTGCGGTGAGGGACTTCATGATGAATCAGACATTTGGTATAATCAGTGCTCAGTTCTCCCAGTTCTCCAGAGCTGATTGGAATGACTGGTTTTGTATCAGACTGGTTCCTCTCCTCCCCAGTCTGACTGCAGAGATGCTAAAAACCATAGTAGCAAAGGTCGACTGTGGCGTTTACCAAATAAT AGTTCAAGGCTTGAACATGGCATTTGAGAACATGCCTTTGAGTTCTCAGAAGGACATCACCCTTGTTCTGGTGAATTACCTGAAGCAGTCTCAGAAACTCAATGGTTCAG GCACACCTTGCAAATCAGACACTAATAATTCCAATGCTTGGCTTTTGATCAACTTTGGCAAATTCTACATCCATGCTAATCTGGTTGATCTACAGCTGCTCAATCCTGATTTGATTAAG AATACGACCCAAGTCTCTTATCTGAACATCAGTTCTGAAGCACTTCAGAACGCAGATATGATGAAAGTGGTTTTTGATCGTCTGAAGGAAGGCAATGCTTTGAAGAATGTTCAAGATTTCCTGTCGGCTCTTTCTGACGTCTCAAAG ACGATACAAATAAATCCTGTGGTGAGGGACTTCATGATGAATCAGACATTTGGTATAATCAGTGCTCAGTTCTCCCAGTTCTCCAGAGCTGATTGGAATGACTGGTTTTGTATCAGACTGGTTCCTCTACTCCCCAGTCTGACTGGAGAGATGTTAAAAACCATAGTAGCGAAGGTCGACTGTGGAGTTTACCAAATAAT TGTTAAAGGCTTGAACATGGCATTTGAGAACATGCCTTTGAGTTCTCAGAAGAACATCACACTTGTTTTGTTGAATTACCTGAAGAATTCCTGGAAACTCAGTGGTTCAG ACTCACGTTGTGGATCTGACACCATTACCTCCACGGATTGGCTTTTGGCAAACTTTGGCAAATACTGTGTCCATGTAAGTTTGGAAGATCTACAGTCAATCAATCCTGAGTTTTCTAAG CTTCCATCGCTGGGACTGTTCAAGGAGTCTCAGGTCTACTACCTGAACATAAGTGGATCTGGATCCAGTCAGAACACAGATATGATCAAAGCTGTTTTTGACCAGATAAAGGAAGGCAATGCTTTGACAAATCTTCAGCAGTTTTTGGGGGCTTTTGCAAATAGCTCAAAG ACAGTACAACTGCAACCTGCGCTGACTGACTTAATGATGAATCAGACGTTTGGCATAATCAGCAGTTATTTCTCAAGCTTTTCCAGAGCTGAGTGGGATGACTGGTTTTGTGTTAAACTGGTTCCTCTTTTCCCCAGTTTGACTTCAGAAATGCTAAAAACAATATTAGCAAAGGTCGACTGCAGCACTTACCAAATAAT TGTTAAAGGGCTGGACATGGCTTTTGACAAAATGTCTCTGAGTAAACAGAAGGACATCACACTAGTTTTGATGAATTACATGAAACAGTCTCAGAAAGTCAGTGGATCAg gctTACCCTGTAGATCCGATACCAATACTTCCACTGCCTGGCTTTTGGTAAACTTTGGCAAATTCTCTATCCATGCAAGTTCGGACGATCTGCAGTCACTCAGTCCTGATTTTTCTAAG GTTCCATCACTGGGATTATATAATGTGTCTCAAGTCTATTATCTGAACATGAGTTCTGAAGCACTTCAAAACACAGATGCGATAAAAGTGGTTTTTGACCGTTTGAAGGAAGGTGATGCTTTGAAGAATCTTCAAGCGTTTTTGGCGGCTCTTGCTAACAGCTCAAAG ACTTTACAATCACAACCCTTGGCGAGGGACTTCATAATGAATCAGACATTTGGCATAATCAGCAGTCGATTCTCCAACTTCTCAAGAGCTGATTGGAATGACTGGTTTTGTAGTAAACTGGTTCCTCTCCTCCCCAGTCTGACTGGAAATATGTTAAAATCTACATTAACAAAGGTCGACTGTGGCGTTTACCAAATAAT TGTTAAAGGACTGAACATGACATATGAGAACATGAGTGGGAGTAAACAGAAGGAAATCACACTTGCTTTGGTGAATTACCTGAAGGACATGCAGAAAATCAATAGTTCAG GTATACCTTGCAGCTCCACCACTAACACTTACACTGACTGGGTTTTAGCCAACTTTGGCAAATACTCCACCAGTGTGAGTCAGGAAGATCTGCAGTTGCTTAATAAAGGTTTCTTTAAG atGACATAA